TCTTAGCTGCGGTGGTGCTCATGTGCGCTTGCCGGGAGTCGCCGGTAGTCAAACAGCGGGGCAGCTCCAAGGATATGTACCCCGATCATGAAAGTTGGGAGAGTACCATTGTCATTTCCCGAGGGGTCTATTTAGTGGCGGTGGCGAACTCTCAGCGGATGATTAAGTATAATGACCGGAACCTGGCGCACCTCATCGGTCAGGTAAATGTCGATTTCTATGATGAGCGTGGTCAGCATATGAGTCACCTTTCCGCCGACAGCGCCGATGTGAATAGTCAGGCCAATACGATGAGCGCGTTCGGGCAGGTGGTCATCCGTTCGGATAGTGGGCTGGTACTGCAAACGGAAACCTTGAGGTGGGATGACAAGTACGATATGGTCACAACCCAGGATACGGTCTTATTTAGCACCCTTGAAGGTGATACGCTTTATGGTGTCGGTTTCGAATCGGATGTGGACCTGACCCATTGGAAGATCTACCAGCCGTGGGGAGTAACGGAGCGGGATTTTGGTGTCAGGGACTGATCAAGAAGCCGATCGGCAGATTCTGGGGGGACATGGGTTGTATCGAACCTACGGCCAGCGGGAGGTCGTGCGTGATGTTTCCCTGGAAGTTCACCGGGGAGAGATCGTGGGACTGTTGGGTCCTAACGGTGCCGGGAAGACCACTACCTTTTACATGCTCACCGGTATGATTCGGCCCACTGCCGGGAAGGTGGTTCTGGATGGGGAGGATATCACCCAGATGCCGATGTACTTGCGGGCGCGCAAGGGTCTGGGCTATTTGTCTCAGGAGCCCT
This portion of the Candidatus Neomarinimicrobiota bacterium genome encodes:
- the lptC gene encoding LPS export ABC transporter periplasmic protein LptC, whose protein sequence is MTKGIGRIVLLAAVVLMCACRESPVVKQRGSSKDMYPDHESWESTIVISRGVYLVAVANSQRMIKYNDRNLAHLIGQVNVDFYDERGQHMSHLSADSADVNSQANTMSAFGQVVIRSDSGLVLQTETLRWDDKYDMVTTQDTVLFSTLEGDTLYGVGFESDVDLTHWKIYQPWGVTERDFGVRD